One window from the genome of Cervus elaphus chromosome 8, mCerEla1.1, whole genome shotgun sequence encodes:
- the ELOA gene encoding elongin-A yields MHGGRSRSPRTRREPSSGEEAAPVTAMAAESALQVVEKLQARLATNADPKKLLKYLKKLSALPITVDILAETGVGKTVNSLRKHEHVGNFARDLVAQWKKLVPVERTTEPEEQDFEKSSSRKRPRDALREEAEIQGDYAESWKASSSQSYSPDNRQKKHRKLPELERPHKVSHSHERRDERKRYHRASPAYSSDHESSDYGHVQSPPPSTSPRQVSLDHYRPLEEDHEPFVPHQKPGKGHSNAFQDRLGVSQERHLGEAQGRESMSQSKEHRSSHKEKRLADAKGDEKSLSKEKSHRVSKEENRRPPSGDSTKEKPPSGIRKEKEKEGSTKRKSLPPLELASDNHLKKPKPRDSEKTKSDKNKQSLENSDVGKGAGDLLPKAKEKVSNNLKTQEGKVKPSHSDRKSVGSFPKGEEADTDDEFEKPTMSFESYLSYDQPRKKKKKIVKTSTTTPREKGLKKNDSKSTSKNLDSVQKLPKVNENKPEKLPPVGADSAKLKKVPSDVLPVLPDLPLPVIQANYRPLPSPELMSSFQPKRKALSSPQEEEEAGFTGRRMNSKMQVYSGSKCAYLPKMMTLHEQCIRVLKNNIDSIFEVGGVPYSVLEPVLERCTPDQLYRIEEYNHVLIEETDQLWKVHCHRDFKDERPEEYESWREMYLRLQDAREQRLRVLTKNIRSAHANKPKGRQAKMAFVNSVAKPPRDVRRRQEKFGTGGAAVPEKIRIKPAPYPTGSSRASFSSGSSNSFNASPEEPAYDGPSTSGTHPAPVLSSTVSYDPRKPAVKKIAPMMAKTIKAFKNRFSRR; encoded by the exons ATGCACGGAGGGCGGAGCCGCAGCCCGAGGACGCGACGCGAGCCCAGTTCCGGCGAGGAGGCCGCGCCAGTGACAGCGATGGCGGCGGAGTCGGCGCTGCAAGTTGTGGAGAAGCTGCAGGCGCGCCTGGCCACGAACGCAGACCCGAAGAAG ctactgaaatatttgaagaaactcTCCGCCTTGCCCATTACAGTAGATATTCTTGCG GAGACTGGAGTTGGAAAAACAGTAAACAGCTTGCGAAAACACGAGCACGTTGGAAACTTTGCCAGGGACCTAGTGGCCCAGTGGAAGAAGCTGGTTCCTGTAGAACG aaCCACAGAGCCCGAGGAACAGGACTTTGAGAAGAGCAGTTCTCGGAAGCGCCCCAGGGATGCCCTGAGGGAGGAGGCGGAGATACAGGGGGACTACGCGGAAAGCTGGAAAGCCTCCAGCAGCCAGTCATACAGTCCTGATAATAGACAGAAAAAGCACAGAAAACTCCCAGAGCTCGAGCGGCCTCACAAAGTATCTCACAGTCATGAGAGGAGAGATGAAAGAAAGAGGTACCACAGAGCTTCTCCAGCGTACTCTTCAGACCATGAGTCTTCCGACTACGGCCATGTTCAGTCCCCTCCACCATCCACCAGCCCTCGTCAGGTGTCTTTGGACCATTacagacccctggaggaggaccatGAGCCCTTTGTTCCCCACCAGAAGCCTGGCAAAGGCCATAGTAACGCCTTTCAGGACAGACTGGGGGTCAGTCAAGAACGACACCTGGGGGAAGCCCAGGGGAGAGAGAGCATGAGTCAGAGCAAGGAGCACAGATCTTCCCATAAAGAAAAACGTCTGGCGGATGCCAAAGGAGACGAGAAGTCTCTGAGCAAAGAAAAATCACACAGGGTCTCCAAAGAGGAAAACCGGAGGCCGCCCTCCGGGGACAGCACGAAGGAGAAACCGCCCTCTGGCAtcaggaaagagaaggagaaggagggcagCACCAAGAGGAAGAGCTTACCCCCCTTGGAGCTGGCCTCAGACAACCACCTTAAAAAGCCAAAACCTAGAGACTCCGAGAAAACCAAATCAGACAAAAACAAGCAGAGTCTGGAAAACTCAGACGTAGGCAAGGGGGCAGGAGACCTGTTGCCCAAGGCAAAAGAGAAGGTTTCTAACAACCTGAAGACTCAAGAAGGGAAAGTCAAACCTTCGCATTCAGATAGAAAGTCGGTGGGTTCCTTCCCTAAAGGTGAGGAGGCAGATACGGATGATGAATTCGAGAAGCCCACCATGTCTTTTGAGTCATACCTCAGCTATGACCAGCCccggaagaaaaagaaaaagattgtgaAAACTTCAACCACGACTCCCAGAGaaaaaggacttaaaaaaaatgactcaaaaaGCACTAGTAAAAACTTGGACTCAGTTCAGAAATTACCTAAGGTGAATGAAAACAAGCCCGAGAAGCTTCCGCCAGTTGGAGCCGACTCAGCCAAGCTGAAAAAG GTCCCCAGCGATGTGTTGCCAGTATTACCTGACCTCCCATTACCTGTGATCCAGGCCAATTACCGTCCACTTCCTTCCCCTGAATTGATGTCATCCTTCCAACCAAAGCGAAAAG CACTCTCCTCAccccaggaagaggaggaagctgGATTCACCGGAAGAAGAATGAATTCTAAGATGCAGGTCTATTCCGGCTCCAAGTGTGCCTATCTCCCCAAAATGATGACCTTGCATGAGCAGTGCATCCGGGTGCTTAAAAACAACATCGACT CGATCTTTGAAGTGGGAGGTGTCCCATATTCTGTCCTTGAACCTGTTTTGGAGAGGTGTACACCTGATCAGTTGTATCGAATAGAAGAGTACAATCAC GTATTAATTGAAGAAACGGACCAATTATGGAAAGTGCACTGTCACCGAGACTTTAAGGACGAGAGGCCGGAAGAGTACGAGTCGTGGCGGGAGATGTACCTGCGGCTCCAGGATGCACGAGAGCAGCGGCTCCGAGTCCTCACAAAGAACATCCGATCTGCACACGCCAACAAGCCCAAAG GCCGACAAGCAAAAATGGCCTTTGTCAACTCTGTGGCCAAGCCACCTCGTGATGTTCGAAGGAGGCAGGAGAAATTTGGAACAGGAGGAGCAGCTGTGCCTGAAAAAATCAG GATCAAGCCAGCGCCGTACCCGACAGGAAGCAGCCGGGCTTCCTTCAGCAGTGGCAGCAGCAACAGCTTTAACGCCAGCCCCGAGGAGCCAGCCTACGACGGCCCGAGTACCAGCGGTACCCACCCGGCTCCGGTGCTCAGCAGCACGGTTTCCTACGATCCGAGGAAACCGGCCGTGAAGA AAATCGCCCCAATGATGGCCAAGACGATTAAAGCTTTCAAGAACAGGTTCTCCCGACGATAA
- the PITHD1 gene encoding PITH domain-containing protein 1 has translation MSHGHSHGGGGCRCAAEREEPPEQRGLAYGLYLRIDLERLQCLNESREGSGRGVFKPWEERTDRSKFVESDADEELLFNIPFTGNVKLKGIIIMGEDDDSHPSEMRLYKNIPQMSFDDTDREPDQTFSLNRDLTGELEYATKISRFSNVYHLSIHISKNFGADTTKVFYIGLRGEWTELRRHEVTICNYEASANPADHKVHQVTPQTHFIS, from the exons ATGTCGCACGGCCACAGCCACGGCGGGGGCGGCTGCCGCTGCGCCGCCGAACGGGAGGAGCCGCCCGAGCAGCGCGGCCTGGCCTACGGCCTGTACCTGCGCATCGACCTGGAGCGGCTGCAGTGCCTCAACGAGAGCCGAGAGGGCAGCGGCCGCGGCGTCTTCAAGCCGTGGGAGGAGCGGACGGACCGCTCCAAG tTTGTTGAAAGTGATGCTGATGAAGAGCTTCTGTTTAATATTCC ATTTACAGGCAATGTCAAGCTAAAAGGCATCATTATAATGGGAGAAGATGATGACTCACACCCCTCTGAGATGAGACT GTACAAGAACATTCCACAGATGTCCTTTGATGATACAGACAGGGAGCCAGATCAGACCTTTAGTCTGAACCGGGATCTTACAGGGGAATTAGAGTATGCTACAAA AATTTCTCGTTTTTCAAATGTCTATCATCTCTCAATTCATATTTCAAAAAACTTTGGAGCCGATACCACAAAGGTCTTTTATATTGGCCTGAGAGGAGAATGGACTGAG CTTCGCCGACATGAGGTGACCATCTGCAATTATGAAGCATCAGCCAACCCAGCTGACCACAAGGTCCATCAGGTTACCCCACAGACACACTTTATTTCCTAA
- the LYPLA2 gene encoding acyl-protein thioesterase 2 has product MCGNTMSVPLLTDAATVSGAERETAAVIFLHGLGDTGHSWADALSTIRLPHVKYICPHAPRIPVTLNMKMVMPSWFDLMGLSPDAPEDEAGIKKAAENIKALIEHEMKNGIPANRIVLGGFSQGGALSLYTALTCPHPLAGIVALSCWLPLHRAFPQAANGSAKDLTILQCHGELDPMVPVRFGALTAEKLRSVVTPARVQFKTYPGVMHSSCPQEMAAVKEFLEKLLPPV; this is encoded by the exons ATGTGTGGTAACACCATGTCTGTGCCCCTGCTCACCGACGCTGCCACCGTGTCTGGAGCTGAGCGGGAAACAGCTGCG GTTATCTTTTTACATGGACTTGGAGACACAGG GCACAGCTGGGCTGACGCCCTCTCCACCATCCGGCTCCCTCACGTCAAGTACATCTGTCCCCATGC GCCTCGGATCCCTGTGACACTCAACATGAAGATGGTGATGCCCTCctg GTTTGACCTGATGGGGCTGAGTCCAGATGCGCCAGAGGACGAGGCTGGCATCAAGAAAGCAGCAGAGAACA tcaAGGCCTTGATTGAGCATGAGATGAAGAACGGGATCCCTGCCAATCGGATCGTCCTGGGAGGCTTTTCACag GGTGGAGCTCTGTCCCTCTACACAGCGctcacctgcccccaccctctgGCTGGCATTGTGGCATTGAGCTGTTGGCTGCCTCTGCATCGGGCCTTCCCCCAG GCAGCCAACGGCAGTGCCAAGGACCTGACTATCCTTCAGTGCCATGGGGAGCTGGACCCCATGGTTCCCGTACGGTTTGGGGCCCTGACAGCCGAGAAGCTGCGGTCCGTTGTCACACCTGCCAGGGTCCAGTTCAAGACGTACCCAGGTGTCATGCACAGCTCCTGTCCCCAG GAGATGGCAGCTGTGAAGGAGTTTCTTGAGAAGCTGCTGCCTCCTGTCTAA